A genome region from Ligilactobacillus cholophilus includes the following:
- a CDS encoding nucleotidyltransferase, with the protein MKSIVGIITEYNPFHNGHLYQIKQVKKAFPNAPLVIAMSGNFLQRGEPAIIDKWHRAKECLANGADLVMEMPVLAAVQAADRFAYYGVWTHFQMGVTDLFFGAEHSDYDFMNFAKIVKDIKGDFTKRNESFARSYQRIITEKIGHSVEQPNDLLGLAYAKANLKLNANINLHPIQRKNANYHDMHLQETGTIASASAIRRALFNNDDEIEKFVPAETLSDLLSQRLVSWDDFWMHLKMELLTHNPEELAEIYGMSEGIQYRMIEMANRSETSQNFESWIKAVKNKRFTYTRLSRLAVMTLLHVTKSDFEKFQQMPYLRVLGFTSKGREVLHNAKKKTEFPIITNVSADDKRKIMNVDYKAGKMYQSINGTEQDLKNMPIMFNKE; encoded by the coding sequence ATGAAATCAATTGTAGGAATCATTACAGAGTATAATCCTTTTCATAACGGACATCTATATCAAATTAAACAAGTGAAAAAAGCATTTCCAAATGCGCCATTGGTAATTGCAATGAGTGGTAATTTTTTGCAAAGAGGGGAACCGGCAATTATTGATAAATGGCATCGCGCAAAAGAATGTTTAGCAAATGGTGCTGATTTAGTAATGGAAATGCCTGTTTTAGCTGCTGTTCAAGCTGCTGATAGATTTGCATATTATGGAGTATGGACTCACTTTCAAATGGGAGTAACTGATTTATTTTTTGGTGCAGAACATTCTGATTATGACTTTATGAATTTTGCAAAAATTGTAAAAGATATAAAGGGTGACTTTACTAAACGAAATGAGTCATTTGCACGGTCATATCAAAGAATAATAACTGAAAAGATTGGACATAGTGTAGAGCAACCTAATGATTTACTAGGACTTGCATATGCTAAGGCCAATTTAAAATTAAATGCTAATATTAACTTACATCCAATTCAAAGAAAAAATGCTAATTATCATGATATGCATCTACAAGAAACAGGCACGATTGCAAGTGCTTCAGCAATTCGAAGAGCTTTGTTTAATAATGATGATGAAATTGAAAAATTTGTGCCTGCAGAAACGCTTTCTGATTTATTATCACAAAGATTGGTTTCATGGGATGATTTTTGGATGCATTTAAAAATGGAACTTCTAACTCATAATCCTGAAGAGTTGGCTGAAATATATGGAATGAGTGAAGGAATTCAATATCGTATGATTGAAATGGCAAATCGTAGTGAAACTTCTCAAAACTTTGAGAGTTGGATTAAAGCAGTAAAAAATAAACGATTTACTTATACTAGATTAAGTAGATTAGCTGTGATGACTTTATTACATGTAACTAAAAGTGATTTTGAAAAATTTCAACAAATGCCATATTTACGAGTATTAGGTTTCACTTCAAAGGGAAGAGAAGTCTTGCATAATGCTAAGAAAAAAACAGAATTTCCTATTATTACTAATGTTTCTGCTGATGATAAAAGGAAAATAATGAATGTTGATTATAAAGCTGGGAAAATGTATCAATCTATAAATGGAACTGAACAAGATTTAAAAAATATGCCAATTATGTTTAATAAAGAGTAA
- the yihA gene encoding ribosome biogenesis GTP-binding protein YihA/YsxC, whose product MDVHNVDLTISAVHPDQYPNNQLPEITLTGRSNVGKSSLINTLINRKNLARTSSQPGKTQTLNFYNIEDQLYFVDVPGYGYAKTSQKNREKWAKMIETYFATRQETCGVISLVDSRHAPTNLDIQMIDFIHYYQLPLLIVGTKIDKVPRSKWNKSESLIRKNLHLNSDDQIQLFSAQTKFGKEEIWNWIEQHTR is encoded by the coding sequence ATGGATGTGCATAATGTTGATTTGACTATAAGTGCAGTTCACCCAGATCAATATCCTAATAATCAATTACCTGAAATTACGTTAACTGGAAGATCAAATGTTGGAAAATCTTCTTTAATTAATACATTAATTAATCGGAAAAATCTTGCTAGAACATCAAGTCAACCTGGAAAAACACAAACTTTAAATTTTTATAATATTGAAGATCAACTATATTTTGTGGATGTTCCAGGATATGGTTATGCTAAAACTTCTCAAAAAAATCGTGAAAAATGGGCAAAGATGATTGAAACGTACTTTGCAACGCGTCAGGAAACATGTGGTGTTATTTCATTAGTTGATTCACGTCATGCACCAACAAATTTGGATATTCAAATGATTGATTTTATTCATTATTATCAATTGCCACTTTTAATAGTAGGTACTAAAATTGATAAGGTTCCACGGAGTAAATGGAATAAAAGTGAAAGTTTGATTCGAAAAAACTTACACTTAAATAGTGATGATCAAATACAACTATTTTCAGCTCAAACAAAATTTGGAAAAGAAGAAATTTGGAACTGGATAGAGCAACATACAAGATAA
- a CDS encoding YceD family protein yields MKWSLNELRQAKEKPIQFEETLDLESALKQRRSDIISLTPVKVKGIFTLDSRGILGGFNVKTTITVPSTRTFEPVKIPLDFDFSEYYVSEHQDDLSQFDSLDVVIKLDNDILSLEKVIEDNILLQIPMQILSKKEQEATVDEMPQGENWDVLTEKQIEEDSRHNHEIDPRMAKLKNFFKENDDSNSNE; encoded by the coding sequence ATGAAATGGTCATTAAATGAATTACGGCAAGCAAAAGAGAAACCAATTCAGTTTGAAGAAACACTAGATTTAGAATCTGCTTTAAAGCAAAGGCGTAGTGATATTATTTCACTTACACCAGTAAAGGTAAAGGGGATTTTTACACTTGATTCACGTGGAATTTTAGGTGGATTTAATGTTAAGACTACAATCACAGTTCCATCTACACGTACATTTGAACCAGTAAAGATACCATTGGATTTTGATTTTTCAGAATATTATGTAAGTGAACATCAGGATGATTTATCACAATTTGATAGCTTAGATGTAGTAATAAAATTAGATAACGATATTTTATCATTGGAAAAAGTAATCGAAGATAATATTTTATTGCAAATTCCAATGCAGATTTTGAGTAAAAAAGAACAAGAAGCAACAGTAGATGAAATGCCACAAGGTGAAAATTGGGATGTTCTTACTGAAAAACAAATTGAAGAAGATTCCCGTCACAATCATGAAATTGATCCAAGAATGGCCAAATTAAAGAATTTCTTCAAAGAAAATGATGATTCAAATTCGAATGAGTAG
- the obgE gene encoding GTPase ObgE: MFVDQVKIKVKAGKGGDGMVAFRREKYVPNGGPAGGDGGKGGSIILKVDKGLRTLMDFRYHRIFKAKSGQNGMNKSKYGKAAEDLYIDVPEGTTVTDAETGEVLGDLTQDDQELVVAKGGRGGRGNIHFASPKNPAPEIAENGEPGVERELNLELKVLADVGLVGFPSVGKSTLLSTVTSAKPKIAEYHFTTLVPNLGMVQLDDGRDFVMADLPGLIEGASQGIGLGIQFLRHVERTRVILHLIDMSGVEERDPYDDFLKINEELKKYDPELLDRPQIIVGTKMDMPNADENLKKFKDKLKDDHTLSIKPEITSISSLTHQGLNELMIKTANLLDKTSRFETKAEKLMNQNNKDYTFEEEEPFEISRDSDATWVLSGKKIEKLFKMTNLEHDESLMRFTRQLRGMGVDDALRERGAKTGDLVRIDDFVFEFVD; this comes from the coding sequence ATGTTTGTTGATCAAGTAAAAATTAAAGTAAAAGCTGGGAAAGGCGGAGACGGAATGGTAGCATTCCGTCGAGAAAAATATGTTCCTAATGGCGGACCAGCTGGTGGTGATGGTGGAAAAGGTGGTAGCATTATCCTTAAAGTTGATAAGGGTTTAAGAACATTAATGGATTTCAGATATCACCGTATTTTTAAGGCTAAGTCTGGTCAAAATGGAATGAACAAAAGTAAATATGGAAAAGCTGCTGAGGACTTATATATAGATGTTCCAGAAGGTACAACTGTTACTGATGCAGAAACAGGCGAAGTACTTGGAGATTTAACACAAGATGATCAAGAATTAGTGGTTGCTAAAGGTGGTCGCGGTGGAAGAGGAAATATTCATTTTGCTAGTCCTAAAAATCCTGCTCCTGAAATTGCAGAAAATGGAGAACCAGGTGTAGAACGGGAACTTAATTTAGAATTAAAAGTACTTGCAGATGTTGGATTAGTTGGTTTTCCATCTGTAGGAAAGTCAACATTATTATCAACAGTAACTAGTGCAAAGCCTAAAATTGCTGAATATCACTTTACTACATTGGTACCAAATTTGGGAATGGTACAATTAGATGATGGTCGCGATTTTGTAATGGCAGATTTACCAGGATTAATAGAAGGTGCTTCACAAGGAATTGGATTAGGGATTCAATTTTTACGACATGTTGAACGTACACGAGTAATTTTACATCTTATTGATATGTCTGGTGTTGAGGAACGTGATCCATATGATGACTTTTTGAAAATTAATGAGGAGTTAAAAAAATATGATCCAGAATTGTTGGATCGCCCACAAATAATTGTGGGAACAAAAATGGATATGCCTAATGCAGATGAGAATTTAAAGAAATTCAAAGATAAATTGAAAGATGACCATACATTAAGCATTAAGCCTGAAATAACATCGATTTCATCATTAACACATCAAGGATTAAACGAGTTAATGATTAAGACGGCTAACTTATTAGATAAAACAAGTCGTTTTGAAACAAAAGCAGAAAAATTAATGAATCAAAATAATAAGGATTATACTTTTGAAGAGGAAGAACCTTTTGAAATCTCAAGAGACTCTGACGCAACTTGGGTTCTTTCTGGAAAGAAAATCGAAAAATTATTTAAGATGACCAATTTAGAACATGATGAAAGTCTGATGCGATTTACACGTCAACTTCGTGGCATGGGTGTAGATGATGCACTCCGTGAACGAGGTGCTAAAACTGGTGACCTTGTAAGAATTGACGACTTTGTATTTGAATTTGTTGACTAA
- a CDS encoding APC family permease, which translates to MKNVGKNDLGSKLRWYNIALLSFSVVWGFGNVVNNFANQGLTVVFSWILIMLLYFIPYTLMVGQLGATFQNLGAGVSSWINELMGSKWAYLAAWTYWVVHVPYLAQKPQVIMISLSWLFRGNGSFVNDTKTIVVQGLSLVMFIVFVWLASKGVEALKKLGNIAGILLFIMSMLFIILGISAPFIVHTHVATPDMTNIHNYIPKFDFEYLTTISMLVFAVGGCEKISPYVNKTHNASKEFPQGMIVLAIIVAVSAILGSLGMGMIINANHIPNDLMSNGAFEAFQILGQHYHVGNLFMWIFAITSTLGSATALAVSIDAPLRMLLDEADERYIPKVLLKKNKHGVFINGYKLVTILVSILIIVPALGIKGMSNLYNWLLNLNSICMPMRYLWVFLAYILLVKYMDKYHSDYVFVKNKTIGYAFGIWAFLFTAFACILGMFPKSNMYSSASSWWFQMGMNIITPLILIALGLVLPLIAKKTNSVK; encoded by the coding sequence GTGAAAAACGTGGGGAAGAATGATTTAGGATCGAAATTAAGATGGTATAATATTGCATTATTGTCTTTTTCAGTAGTGTGGGGATTTGGAAATGTTGTTAATAACTTTGCAAATCAAGGATTAACAGTTGTCTTTTCATGGATACTTATCATGTTGCTATATTTTATCCCATATACACTAATGGTAGGACAATTAGGTGCAACGTTTCAAAATTTAGGTGCAGGCGTTAGTTCTTGGATTAATGAATTAATGGGCAGCAAATGGGCATATTTGGCTGCCTGGACGTATTGGGTTGTTCATGTACCATATTTAGCACAGAAACCACAGGTCATAATGATTAGTCTAAGTTGGCTATTCCGTGGGAATGGTAGTTTTGTGAACGATACTAAGACAATCGTTGTTCAAGGATTAAGTTTAGTTATGTTTATTGTATTTGTTTGGTTAGCTTCTAAAGGAGTAGAGGCACTTAAAAAATTAGGTAATATTGCCGGAATTTTATTATTTATAATGTCAATGTTATTTATTATTTTAGGTATTAGTGCTCCATTTATCGTACACACGCATGTGGCAACGCCTGACATGACAAATATTCATAATTATATCCCTAAATTTGATTTTGAATATTTAACAACTATCTCAATGTTAGTATTTGCAGTTGGTGGATGTGAAAAGATTTCACCATATGTAAATAAAACTCATAATGCATCAAAGGAATTTCCTCAAGGAATGATCGTATTAGCAATTATTGTAGCTGTTTCTGCTATTTTAGGTTCTCTTGGAATGGGAATGATCATTAATGCAAATCATATTCCAAATGATTTAATGTCAAATGGTGCCTTTGAAGCATTTCAAATTTTAGGACAACATTATCATGTTGGTAACTTATTTATGTGGATTTTTGCAATTACAAGTACACTTGGCTCTGCAACAGCATTGGCAGTATCTATTGATGCTCCATTACGTATGTTGCTAGATGAGGCTGATGAGCGCTATATTCCAAAAGTACTTTTGAAAAAGAATAAGCACGGCGTGTTTATTAATGGTTATAAATTGGTTACAATTTTAGTATCAATTTTGATTATTGTACCGGCTCTTGGAATAAAAGGGATGTCTAATCTTTACAACTGGTTGTTAAACTTGAATTCAATTTGCATGCCAATGCGCTATTTATGGGTATTTCTTGCATATATTTTATTAGTTAAATATATGGATAAGTATCATTCAGATTATGTATTTGTAAAAAATAAGACTATTGGATATGCATTTGGAATTTGGGCATTCTTATTTACAGCATTTGCTTGTATTTTAGGCATGTTTCCTAAGTCAAATATGTATTCCAGCGCTAGTTCATGGTGGTTCCAAATGGGAATGAATATTATAACACCATTAATTTTGATTGCATTAGGTTTAGTTTTACCATTAATTGCTAAAAAAACTAATTCTGTTAAATGA
- the uvrC gene encoding excinuclease ABC subunit UvrC yields the protein MATEHIEKKLKLLPDLPGCYMMKDINSKIIYVGKAKNLKNRVRSYFKSSHEGKTAQLVSEIRDFETIITSTDKEAFLLEITLIQKYKPYYNIKLKQGTGYPYIKITNECDPQLLLVNQVKKDGGYYFGPYPNVYAATETLELLRKVYPLRRCNGYQKRPCLYYHMGQCLGACFKKVPPEKYEKQIKKIKSFLNGNVNQIKNELRKKMEQAAAQMEFERAAEYRDQIKYIAMTVEKQKIISNDNTPRDLFNFYMDKGWISIQVFFIRQARLMKREKRLFPCVDDSPESEFTSFILQFYNQKNRVMPKEILVPDNVDKNILSEILNVPVRTPQRGQKYDLLKMAKKNARLVLEEKFRLLELDNRKTTGAMNEITDALHLPHGHRIEAFDHSHIQGQDPVSAMVCFIDGQPDKNEYRKYKLKTVENANEAASTQEVIYRRYSRLLKEHAKLPDLILMDGAEIQINAAIDVLHNQLGIDIPVAGMVKNEHHKTADLMNQNGEKLQLNPKSQGFYLLQRIQDEVHRFAITYHRQLHSKNSLASRLEKIPGVGPKTRTKLLRNFHSIKRISQASVEEIQKLGISKKVAQTVKLSAESIQNGKKN from the coding sequence ATGGCAACAGAACATATTGAAAAAAAACTGAAATTACTTCCTGATTTACCTGGATGCTATATGATGAAAGATATTAATAGCAAAATTATATATGTTGGTAAGGCAAAAAATTTAAAAAATCGTGTTCGTTCATATTTTAAGAGCTCTCATGAAGGAAAAACAGCGCAACTGGTTTCTGAAATTAGAGATTTTGAAACAATTATTACTTCGACTGATAAAGAAGCGTTTTTATTAGAAATCACATTAATTCAGAAATATAAACCATATTATAATATTAAATTAAAACAAGGAACTGGGTATCCATATATAAAAATTACAAATGAATGTGATCCACAACTACTTTTAGTAAACCAAGTAAAAAAAGATGGTGGATATTATTTTGGGCCATATCCTAATGTTTATGCTGCTACTGAAACATTGGAGTTATTAAGAAAAGTATATCCATTAAGAAGATGTAATGGGTATCAAAAGAGGCCGTGTTTGTATTATCACATGGGACAGTGTTTAGGAGCTTGTTTTAAAAAAGTACCACCAGAAAAATATGAAAAACAAATAAAAAAAATAAAGTCTTTTTTAAATGGTAATGTAAATCAAATAAAAAATGAATTGCGTAAAAAAATGGAACAAGCAGCAGCTCAAATGGAATTTGAAAGGGCAGCTGAATATCGCGATCAGATCAAATATATTGCCATGACTGTTGAAAAACAAAAAATTATATCTAATGATAATACACCACGTGATTTATTTAACTTTTATATGGATAAAGGCTGGATTTCAATTCAAGTGTTTTTTATTAGACAAGCAAGATTAATGAAACGAGAAAAAAGACTTTTTCCATGTGTAGATGATAGTCCTGAATCAGAATTTACTTCATTTATTTTACAATTTTATAATCAAAAAAATCGAGTGATGCCTAAAGAAATTTTAGTTCCAGATAATGTTGACAAAAATATTTTAAGTGAAATCTTAAATGTCCCTGTTAGAACACCCCAAAGAGGTCAAAAGTATGATTTACTTAAAATGGCAAAAAAGAATGCTAGATTGGTGTTAGAAGAGAAATTTCGTCTATTAGAATTAGATAATCGTAAGACTACAGGAGCAATGAATGAAATAACAGATGCATTGCATTTACCTCATGGACATCGAATTGAAGCATTTGATCATTCACATATTCAAGGACAAGATCCTGTTTCTGCGATGGTATGTTTTATTGATGGTCAACCTGATAAAAATGAATATCGAAAATATAAGTTAAAAACAGTGGAAAATGCAAATGAAGCTGCTAGTACGCAAGAAGTTATTTATAGACGATATAGTCGTTTATTGAAAGAACATGCAAAATTACCTGATTTAATTTTGATGGATGGAGCAGAAATTCAGATTAATGCAGCGATTGACGTTTTGCATAACCAATTAGGAATAGATATACCAGTTGCAGGCATGGTAAAGAATGAACATCATAAAACTGCTGATTTAATGAATCAAAATGGAGAAAAATTACAATTAAATCCTAAAAGTCAGGGATTTTATTTATTACAAAGAATTCAGGATGAGGTTCACCGCTTTGCAATAACATATCATAGACAGTTACATTCAAAAAATTCCTTAGCATCAAGATTAGAAAAAATTCCCGGTGTTGGACCTAAAACGCGAACAAAATTGTTACGTAATTTTCACTCAATTAAAAGAATTTCACAAGCAAGTGTAGAAGAAATACAAAAATTAGGAATTTCAAAGAAAGTTGCTCAAACAGTCAAGTTAAGTGCCGAGTCCATTCAAAATGGAAAGAAAAACTGA
- a CDS encoding nucleoside triphosphate pyrophosphohydrolase family protein → MEFNEYQTAANRTLYGNEQVLTNCALGLASESGQVVDLIKAYTFKGQKLEKDQLIHEMGDVLWYLSQIAEWADIPFDEIAKENIETLNKRYPNGYQSEN, encoded by the coding sequence ATGGAATTTAATGAGTATCAAACAGCAGCTAACCGCACACTATATGGAAATGAACAGGTATTGACAAATTGCGCTTTAGGATTAGCCAGTGAGAGTGGACAGGTAGTTGATTTAATTAAAGCATATACATTTAAAGGGCAAAAACTTGAGAAGGATCAATTGATCCATGAAATGGGAGATGTACTTTGGTATTTATCACAAATTGCTGAATGGGCAGACATTCCATTTGATGAGATTGCTAAAGAAAACATTGAAACATTAAATAAACGGTATCCTAATGGCTATCAAAGTGAAAATTAA
- a CDS encoding SPJ_0845 family protein, producing the protein MGLKINRENNLESLFDKFAIDPTKSTNNQEKDTAKKSQKDKSKNNE; encoded by the coding sequence ATGGGACTAAAAATTAATCGTGAAAATAATCTTGAAAGTTTATTTGATAAATTTGCTATTGATCCAACTAAATCAACTAATAATCAAGAAAAAGATACTGCTAAAAAATCTCAAAAAGATAAATCAAAAAATAATGAATAA
- a CDS encoding NCS2 family permease → MSNFFKLKENHTNVSTEITAGLTTFFAMSYILFVAPNILSKTGMPTQGIFLATIIASVISTLIMALFANVPYVQAPGLGLATFFTYTVVLQLGFSWQEALALVFLCGIINVLITVTKIRKMIIKSIPEVLQHAISGGIGIFVAYIGIKNAGFLKFTSDASDIVSINDHPFSQAATHFSNGIQSVVTGSGITPALINFNQSGALVALIGLIIMGILMIKNVKGGILIGIILTTIIGIPFGVTHLGLENTTSLTESFKQLGTTFGAAFGSKGMIALFNQPGKMLLALMTIFAFSLTDIFDTIGTFIGTGKKSGIFSKEDEKEFYNGSGFKSKMDRSLFSDAAGSIVAAVCGTSNVTTFVESASGIGAGGRTGLTSLTAAIMFALSSLLAPVIAIIPTEATAPALIIVGIMMMSSFKEINWSDLEDAIPAFFASIFMAICYSISYGIAAGFIFYLLVKICKNKFKEVHPMLVVCTLLFILNFVVLAFIE, encoded by the coding sequence ATGTCAAATTTTTTTAAGTTAAAAGAAAATCATACGAATGTTTCTACGGAAATAACAGCTGGATTAACAACATTTTTTGCAATGTCATATATCTTGTTTGTTGCTCCAAATATTTTAAGTAAAACTGGGATGCCTACTCAAGGAATCTTTTTAGCAACAATTATTGCTTCTGTCATAAGTACATTAATAATGGCATTATTTGCTAATGTTCCATATGTACAAGCTCCTGGGCTAGGATTGGCAACATTCTTTACATATACTGTTGTATTACAGTTAGGTTTTAGTTGGCAGGAAGCTTTAGCATTAGTATTTTTATGCGGAATCATTAACGTCCTTATCACAGTTACAAAAATTCGGAAGATGATTATTAAATCAATTCCAGAAGTTTTACAACATGCAATAAGTGGTGGTATTGGTATTTTTGTAGCATATATTGGAATTAAAAATGCTGGATTTTTGAAATTTACATCGGATGCATCTGATATTGTATCAATTAATGATCATCCATTTAGTCAAGCTGCTACTCATTTTTCAAATGGCATTCAGTCTGTTGTTACTGGAAGTGGAATTACCCCTGCATTGATTAATTTTAATCAATCAGGTGCACTAGTTGCTTTAATCGGACTAATCATTATGGGAATTTTAATGATTAAAAATGTTAAGGGTGGCATTTTAATTGGAATTATTTTAACTACAATTATTGGTATTCCATTTGGAGTAACTCATCTTGGACTTGAAAATACGACATCTTTAACTGAATCTTTTAAACAATTAGGAACAACTTTTGGTGCGGCATTTGGATCCAAGGGTATGATTGCTCTATTTAATCAACCAGGTAAAATGCTTTTGGCTTTAATGACTATTTTTGCATTTTCATTGACTGATATTTTTGATACTATTGGTACATTTATTGGTACAGGTAAAAAATCTGGAATTTTTTCAAAAGAAGATGAAAAAGAATTCTACAATGGTTCAGGATTTAAATCAAAAATGGACCGTTCACTATTCTCAGACGCTGCTGGATCAATTGTAGCTGCCGTATGTGGAACATCTAATGTTACAACCTTTGTAGAAAGTGCTTCAGGAATTGGTGCTGGCGGTCGGACTGGATTAACTAGTTTAACAGCAGCAATTATGTTTGCATTAAGTAGTTTATTAGCTCCTGTTATTGCTATTATTCCAACAGAAGCAACTGCTCCAGCTTTAATTATTGTAGGTATAATGATGATGAGCTCCTTTAAAGAAATTAATTGGTCTGATTTAGAAGATGCAATTCCTGCATTTTTTGCATCAATATTTATGGCGATTTGTTATAGTATTTCATACGGTATTGCTGCTGGATTTATTTTTTATCTTTTAGTTAAAATCTGTAAAAATAAATTTAAAGAAGTACATCCAATGTTAGTAGTATGTACACTATTATTTATTTTAAACTTTGTAGTTTTAGCATTTATTGAATAA
- the rpmF gene encoding 50S ribosomal protein L32: protein MAVPARKTSKTRKRLRRTNYKLQVPGMSACPNCGELRRSHRVCPSCGYYGDREVVKVKSNN from the coding sequence ATGGCTGTACCAGCACGTAAGACATCAAAAACACGTAAAAGATTACGTCGTACAAATTATAAATTACAAGTACCAGGTATGAGTGCTTGCCCAAACTGTGGCGAATTGCGTCGCTCACACCGTGTATGCCCAAGTTGTGGTTACTATGGTGATCGTGAAGTTGTTAAGGTTAAAAGTAACAACTAA